GCTCCCCGCGGACACGGAAAGGGTGGGAGAGGCCCTTTTGGCCCTTTACCGGGAGGGGCCAGAGGCAGTCTTACACTTGGGCCTGGCGGAGAAAAGACCCCTTATCTCCGTGGAGCGGCTGGCTGTGAACCTCCTGGATTTTGAGCGCCCCGACAATGGGGGGAGGGTCCTCGAGGACACCCCCATCCTTCCCGAAGGCCCCCTGGCCCTCCCCGCCCGCTTCCCCGTCAAGGCGGTCCTAAGGCGCTGGCGGGAAGCGGGCATCCCGGGAAGCCAGAGCCTCTCCGCCGGAAGCTACCTCTGCAACCAGGTCTTCTACCTCTCCCTCTACCACCTGCCCGAAGGGGTCCCGGTGGGCTTCCTCCACCTTCCCCCCGACGAAACCCTGGCCTTGGAGCGGCCCGGCCCCTATGTGCCCCTCGAGGTCCAGGCCCGGGCCGTTCTCCTCGCCCTGGAGGCCCTGTGAGGGTCCTCTTCCTCACCGACGCCAAGCGGATTGGAGGAAGCGAGGTCTACCTCCGGGAGATGCTTCCCCGCCTCAAAACCTTGGGACTAAGTCCCGAGGCCGCCCTGCCTCTGGCCGAAGGCAACAGGCCCATCCGGGAAGCGCTTCTGAAACAGGGAATCCCAGTCCACGCTTACCGGACCCTAAAAGATCTGCCGCGGGGGTTTGACCGCGTGGTGGCCTCGGCCTGGTACCCACAGAGCTACAGGGCCTTCTTCACCCACTATCCACGGTTAACGCTTCTTATTCATGACCAGATAGAGGTCTTTTATCCCCTGGGAGGCCGGTACCTTTACCGCCTGGGTTATCGCCTTCTCCAAGTACCTAACCTAAAGCGCGCCGAAGCGGTCATCACCGTCTCCCAATGGGCCGCCAGATGGCTAAGGGAGGTCCATGGGATAGAAAGGGTCTTTGCTGTTCCCAACGGCGTGGATACAGAGCGCTTCCGCCCACCCCTTCCAGGGGAAAAGGAAGCTCTCAGGGCTCGGTATGACCTGAACCGATACACCGTTCTTGTGCCCGCACGCATGAGCCCGGAAAAGAACCACTTGGCCGTCCTCCTCACCGCCAGGCTTCTCCCTGAGGTAGACTTCCTCCTGGTGGGAACGGGCGAGCTGGAGGGGCTTTGGCGAAAGATGGCGCAAGTTTTGCGCCTTCAAAACGTGCGCTTCCTAGGAAGGCGAGAGGATATGCCTGACCTCTACCGAGCCGTGGACACCGTCCTCCTCCCAACCCTAGGGGAGAACCAGTCCTTGGCCACCCTCGAGGCCATGGCCTCAGCCCTCCCCGTGGTCACCACTCCCATCCCCGCCCAAAAGGAGCTCATTCAGGATGGATACACTGGGAGACTTGCCAATCCTTCCCCTTGCGAACTTGCTCTTACTTTGAAAACCTTGCCCTCTACGCTGGGCAAAGCCGCCCGTGCCTGGGTCCTAGCCCGTCACAACTTGGAACAAAGCGCCCTCCAGCTAGCCCAAACGCTTCGTGAGGTACATCGTGCTTGAAGTCGCCTTCATCACCGACGCTCCGCGGGTAGCGGGGAGCGAAGTTTGGCTTAGGGAAACCCTTCCGCTTTTGCCAGCCCTGGGCGTCAAACCAACCGTCTATCTCGCCGCGCACCCTAAGCTGAAGCCCTTTTCTAACCAGCTGGGCCGCGCAGGCATCACCACTGTGCTTTATCGCTCTTTAAAAGAACTCTCCTCGGAAACTGAAGGCTATCCCATACGCGTTCTCCAAAGCTGGTTTCCCAAAACCTATGCCATACTGCTTTCTACCTTACGTTTCCCCCTCGCTGTATACATTCATGATCAGTTGGAATATCATTATCCACTCGGCCTAACCCACCTTTTTCGTTGGATTTATGGATTTACCAAGGCCAAATACCTCCACCGGGCTACCTGCCTGTTCGTAGGGACTTACTGGGCGTCTTCATACCTTCAGCGCCACTTCGGCTTGAGAGCCCATGTGGTGCCCGTAGGCGTTGATCCAAACCACTTTAAGCCCCCGACGGAGGAACAGCGGCACCAACTGCGCCATACATATCGCTTGGAGCGCTTTACGCTCATTACACCCGCCCGCTTCACCCTGGAGAAAAATCAAATCAGTATCGCTTTTGTTGCCAAGCTTGTACCTGAAGCTGAGTTCCTTCTTGTAGGAGAAGGGAATTTAGCCCGAGTTATCCAGACCTTGAGCCGCGCTCTAAGGGTGAACAACGTTCGGTTTCTAAAGCCTCGCCTGGACGTGTCCGAGCTCTACCGGGCAAGCGATGCAGTCCTCTTCCCCACGTTAGGGGACAACCCTGGGCTCGTCATCTTGGAAGGTATGGCATCGGGCCTGCCTGTGATTACAAGCCCCTTCCCTCCCCAGAAGGAAGTGCTCTCACCTTCGGAAGGACTTTTGGTCCCTCCTACGCCTAGGGCTCTAGCCAAAGTCGTGCGCTGGCTCCAAGACCACCCGACAGAACTCAAAATCATGGGCCAAAAAGGACGCGAGCGCATCCTACGGGAGCGAACCAACGCCCATAGCGCCCAAGCCCTGGTTGAAGCCCTACACCAATGTCTAAACCGTAGGTAGAATCCCCTAGGATGCGTCTTTATCGCGTAGGTCTCTTCACCGACGTCTACTTCCCCAACCCCAACGGGGTGACCACCAGCGTCTACCTCCTCCTGAGGGAGCTCAGGCGCATGGGGCACGAGGCCTGGGTCCTGGCTCCCGCCCACCCCGAGGCCCCGGAGGAGGAAGAGGGCGTGGTGCGGGTCCCCTCGGTGGCCTACCCTTTCTACGAGGGCCAGCAGATCGCCCTACCTTCGGCTCGCTATTTGCCTACGAAGTTCGAGATCGTCCACACCCACACCCCCCTCACCCTCGGGGTCTGGGGGCTGAGGCTCGCCCGCAACAGGGGCCTGCCCCACGTCTCCACCTTCCACACCCACTACGAGAAGTACGCCCACTACATCCCAGGCCTGGCCGTTCTGGATCGGTACACGGGCATCGTGCCCCGCCTGGCCAAGGCCTTCTACAACCGGGTGGAGGTGGTCATCACCCCCACGGAGCCGGTGAGACGCTTGGCGGAAGGGTACGGGATCGAGAGGCCCATCCGGGTCATCCCCACGGGGATTGACAACCGCCTCTTGGAGGAGGCCCCCCTCCCCTCCCCTCCCCCCTGGCCCGAGGGGAAAAGGCGGCTTGTCACTGTGGGCCGCCTGGGGAAGGAGAAGAGCTTTGACCTGGTCCTGAGGGCGCTGGCGGAGATGGCCCGAGTGGAGGACGTCTTCCTGGTTCACATCGGGGAAGGTCCCGAGCTTACCTATCTCCAGGCCCTGGCCCGGGAGCTTTCCATCGTCCACAGGGTGCGCTTTCTAGGACCCGTCCCCTACCGAAGGATCGGGGGCTACTACCGTTCGGCCGAGCTCTTTCTCTTCGCCAGCGAGACGGAAACCCAGGGCCTCGTCATCTGGGAGGCCCAGGCCATGGGGGTGCCGGTGATAGCGGTGGGAGCGGAAGGGACTTTAGAAGGGGTAGAGGAAGGAAGGACCGGATACCTAGTGCCCCCCGGAGACTACAAAGCCTTGGCGAAAAAAGCCTTAGAGCTCCTCCAGGATGAGGAAAAGCGGCGGCGATTCAGCGTACGGTCCCGGGCCTGGGCCCTGGAACGCTCAGCGGAGCGCATCGCCGAAAGGATCGTGGCCGTCTACGAAGAGGCCAGCGAGATCCTCCGCGCCGAGCCCAGGCGGCTCATCTTTCCCTTTCCCCGCCTTCCCCGAAGTAACCTCGAGGATCGCCCAGGAGGTTCCTAACCTGCCTCAGGAGAAAAGGCCCCCAGCCCCCCTGGAGTCTCCGGGCCGAGGTAAGGACGAGGGCCTCGGGCACGTAGCGCACAGGGCCGAGGCGCCTTAGCCTCCAACCCAAAAGGACGTCCTCCCGGGCCTCCACCTCGGGGAAGCCGCCCACCCAGAGGGCCGCCTCCTTGAGGAGCATCATGTTGGCCCCCGCCAGGTTGGGCCGACCGAGGAGGGCCATCAGGTTGAGAAAAGCCCGGTAGCCTTGCTCGGAAAGGGTGGCCTCAAAGGGGGAGACCCCGTAAAAGCGTAGGGGGCCGTAGAGGGCCACCGCCCCCCCTGCCCGCGCGGTCAGGCGTTCCAGCCAGCGCTCCGTGGGCAAGGAGTCGGCATCGGTCATGGCCACCCACTCCCCCCGGGCCGCCAGGAGGCCCGCCTGCCGGGCGAAGGCCACCCCCTTCCTGGCGCAGAGAACCACCCGGGCGCCGTGGGCCTCGGCCACCTCCCGTGTGCGGTCGGTGGAGGCGTTGTCCACCACGATGACCTCCAGGGGCTTCAGGGTCTGGGCCGCCACCGCCCCAAGGGCTCTAGGAAGGTAGGCCTCCTCGTTGTGGGCGGGGATCACCACGCTGATGCGCACGGGTATACTTTAGCGTGTTTCGCTACCTGCCTTGGGCCCAAGACGGTCTTAGCATCCTCCTCCGCCTCATCCTGGCCGTGGGTCTGATGGAGGGGGTAAGGAGCGGTTATTTTGCTGGATTTCTCGCCTTCTACGCCCCGGAAAGGTTAGAGCTAGGCCCCACCGCTTTCACCCTGGCCTACACCCTACATCACCTCGCCGACCACCTCTCCAAAGGCCTGGGGGGGCTGATGGCGGAGCGGGTAGGCTTCGGCCTCACCGCCAGCCTGGCGGCTTTTGTGGGCTTTTTGGCCCTCCTCCTCACCCCCGCGGCCCACGGGGCCTGGACCCTCTGGGCCTTGGGGCTCCTCTGGGGGGTTTCCATGTCCACCCTCTACCCGGGCCTCATGACCTACGCCAGCCGCATCGCTGTCCCCGGAAGGGAGGCCAGGGCCCTTTCCTTCACCCTTACCCTGGTCCTGCCCTGGGTGGGCATCGGGGTGGTGGGGGTGGGGCAGGTGGCCTGGCGCCACCCGGAGGCGGGCCTCACCGCCCTCCTCTTCGCCCAGGGGGCGGCCCTGGCCCTGGCCCTCTCTCTCCTCCGCTTCCGCATCCCCGTGCCCCCGAAGAGCCGGAAGCGCTACCCCCTTTCCCGCCCTCTGTTCTTTTTGCCCGCGGCCTTCGGCCAGACCTTCGCCCCGGCTTTGGTCTCCCTCTTCCTCCTCCGCTTCGCCAAGGAGAGCCTGGGCCTCGAGCCCATCGGGGTAGGGGGGCTCCTCCTCCTTGGCGGCGGACTCGCCTTCGGCCTCCTCCCCTTCACCGGCAGAATGGTGGACCGCAAGGGGTACCGCCTGCCCCTGATCCTGGGCCTGGCCCTCCTGGGCGGGGTCATGCTCCGCCTGGCCCTGGGGCCCTCTCTGGCGGAGGTCTTTCTCCTTGCGGCCCTGGGGGGCTTGGGCTTCAGCCTCTTCATGCCGGGGTGGAACGGCTTCCTGGCCAAGAACCTGCCCCAGGAGAATCGGGCCGCCATCTGGGGTAGCCTGATGACCGTGGAGGGGCTCGGCGTGGCCCTGGGGCCCGTGGTGGGAGGGGCTCTCTGGGAGGCCTTTGGGCTCCAAGCTCCCTTCTTGGCGGGGGGCATCATCCTCTTTAGCCTGAGCCTCTTCTACGCCTTAGCGCTACGGAGGTTTGGATGGAACTAGCCTTCGGATTGGTCCTTCTGCTCTACGGACTTTCGGATATCCTCTTCCGCTTTCTGGGCCTTGGGGCCTACGCCCGGGGAAGCCGGCGGGAGCCCAAGGTGGCCCTCACCTTTGACGACGGCCCTTCGGAAAGGACAGAGGCTCTTCTTCACCTCCTGAAAGCCCACGGGGTGAAGGCCACCTTCTTCCTCACCGGGGAAAAGGCGAAGAAGCGGCCAGACCTGGTGGAAAGGATCAGGGAAGAGGGCCACCAGATAGAGGACCACGGCCAGATCCACCAGGCCTGGAAGCTCCTTCTGCCCTGGGTGGAGTGGCGGCACATGGCGGAGAACCCGGCGCGGTACTACCGCCCCCCCCACGGTCTCCACACCCCCTTCACCCGCCTCTTCGCCCGCCTACTGGGGAAAAGGGTGGCCCTCTGGGACCTGGAGAGCAAGGACTGGCTGGACCTGCCTCCTGAGGCCTTGGCGGAGAGGCTTCTCTACTACCTGCGCCCAGGGAGCGTGGTCCTCCTCCACGATGGCCCCGAAAGGACCCTGAGGCTTCTGGAGCTGGCCCTACCCAGGATGCGGGCGCTGGGCTACCGGTCCGTCACCCTAGACGAGCTTTCCCCCATACCCCTGGGGCCCCGTTTAGCCCTGGTCAGGGGCCTCCAGGGGTTCAACGAGCGGTATGACCGGAGGCACGGGCTAAAAAGGGTAGGTCTCGGCCCTTTTGATTTCCTCAAAGTGGAAGCCAAGCCTTTTCCCTTTCCTCCACTTAGAGGAGAGCCCGCTTTGGAACTCCATCTGGACTCCGAGCGGGTGGTGGAGCTCAGCCCCTTCCAAGCCCTCAGACAGATTCGGGAGGGGATGAAGGGGCTTGCGGCCATGATAGAAAGGGGCGAGATTCCTAGGCCCAAACTCCTTTATGGTTTCAGCTACCAGGCGGAGGACCTACGGGTTTTGGGTTTCCAGCCTTGGCCTTACCCTCTTCCCCCATGGGCCGCCCGCCTGGCCGCCTTAGCCACCATGTGGCAACTCTGGCTCTACCGAGGCGACCTCCCCGACTGGCGTAGGCCCGCCGCTACCCTCCGCTACATGGAAACCGAGGAGCTTCTACGGCGATTCCCACCGTCCACTCCCGCTTCCCCACCCCTGGCACCCGGTGGAGGCGAAACCCCGCCTCCTTGAGGGCCCGCCGGAAGGCTCCTTGGGCGGAGTAGGTGGCGAGCACCCCGCCCCGCCTTAGGGCCAGGCGGAGCCTCCTGAGCACCGGGGCTTCCCAGGCCTCGGGGTTGGCCTTGGGGCTGAAGGGGTCCAGATAGACCGCCGTGGCCCAGAGGGCGGGAAGGGCCACCTCCCGGATATCCCCGAAGACCACCCTAAGCTCCCCCCAGGGGCCGGAAAACCGCTCCTCGGGCCAGGCCTCGAGGATCTCCCCAAAGACCCTCTCCCCCAGGGGCAGGGGGAGGCGGATGGCGGAAAGGACCTCCCGGGGCAGGGGCTCCTTTTCCACCGCCAGGTAGCGGAGGAAGACCCCCCGGGCCAGGGCGCTTTCCAGGGCCACCCGGAAGTTCACCAGGAGGCCCAGGCCCACCTCCAGGACCCTCGGGGCCGGGTGGAGGTGGGTCCGGGTCCTCTCCAGGTAGAGCCTCCGGGCCTGGAGGAGGGCCCCCTGCCTGGGGTGGTAGGCCTCCCCGTAGGCGGGGTGGAAGAGGGTGGGGGTGCCGTCTTCGGTGTACAGGACCTCCACGCCCCCTTAGAATACCCCCCATGGAGCTCACCCTCCTGGATAGGCTCTCGGGAACCCTGGTGAACGCCGCCACGGTGGCCCTGGGCACGGGGCTGGGCCTGGCCCTAAGGGGCAGGCTACCCCAGCGCATGGCCCGCATCATGGTCCAGGGGGTGGGGCTCACCACCCTCTTCATCGGCCTCTCCATGGCCCAGGCCCTGGGGGGGGCCAAAGGGGGAGCCGTAGACGGGGTGGTCCTGGGCCTCCTGGCCTTGGTCCTGGGGGGGCTTCTGGGGGAGGCCCTGGGGGTGGAGGAGGCCCTCGAGGGCCTGGGGGAGAAGATCAAGCGGGCGGTGCGGGGCGGGGGGAGCTTCACCGAGGGCTTCGTGGCGGCAAGCCTCCTCTTCTGCGTGGGCCCCATGACCCTTTTGGGCTCCATCCAAAACGGCCTCACCGGGGATGCAAGCCTCCTGCTCCTCAAGGCCACCCTGGACGGGATGAGCGCCATCGCCCTCACCAGCTCCTTCGGGATCGGGGTAGGGTTCAGCGTGGTGGTGATCCTCCTCTACCAGGGCGGGGTGGCCCTCCTGGCGGGCACCCTGGCCCAGGTCCTCCCCGACCCCGCCCAGGACCCCCGGGTCCTCCTGGTGACCGGGGTGGGGGGGCTCATGGTCCTGGGGGTGGGGATCAACCTCCTGGGCCTCACCAAGGTGCGGGTGGGCTCCTTCCTGCCCGCTCTTCTCCTCGCCCCCCTGGTCTGGGCCCTGGCCGACTGGCTGAGCTAAGATAGCCCCCATGGAACTATCCTCCGAGCTATTGAGGAAGCTGGAAGCCCTGGCCAAGCTCAGGCTTTCCCCAGAGGAGGAGGCCCTTCTCCTGGAGGACCTGAGGCGCATCCTGGACTTCGTGGACACCCTGCCCCAGGTAGAGGTGGAGGAAGGGGATGAGGCCCTGGGGCGGCTAAGGGAGGACGAGGAAAGGCCCTCCCTCCCCCAGGCCCTGGCCCTCTCCGTGGCCCCCGACCAGGAGGAAGGCTTCTTCCGGGTCCCCCCGGTTTTGGAGTAGCCATGGTGGACCTCAGGCGCATCCGGCAAAACCCCGAGGAGATCCGGAGGACCATCGCCCTAAAGGGGGTGGACCTAGACCTCGAGGCCCTCCTGGCCCTGGACCGGGAGGTGCTAGGCCTCAAGCAACGCCTCCAAGACATCCAAACCGAGCGCAACCGCATCGCCAAGGAGGTGCCCAAGGCCTCCCCTGAGGCCCGAGAGGCCCTCATCGCAAAGGGGAGGGCCCTGGCCGAGGAAGCCAAGGCGGCGGAGGAGGCCTTGAGGGCAAAGGAGGCCCTCCTCCAGGAACTCCTCCTAAAAGTCCCCCTCCCCCCCTGGCCTTTGGCTCCGGTAGGCCCTGACGACAGCGCCAACGTGGAGATCAAGCGGGTGGGAGACCCCCCCCGGTTCTCCTTCCCTCCCCTGGACCACGTGAGCCTCCTGGAGAAGAACGGCTGGTGGGAGCCCAGGATCAGCAAGGTTTCGGGAAGCCGCTCCTACGCCCTAAGGGGGGACCTGGCCCTCTACGAGTTTGCCCTCCTCCGCTTCGCCATGGACTTCATGGTGGGAAAGGGGTTCACCCCCCTC
The genomic region above belongs to Thermus sediminis and contains:
- a CDS encoding polysaccharide deacetylase family protein: MELAFGLVLLLYGLSDILFRFLGLGAYARGSRREPKVALTFDDGPSERTEALLHLLKAHGVKATFFLTGEKAKKRPDLVERIREEGHQIEDHGQIHQAWKLLLPWVEWRHMAENPARYYRPPHGLHTPFTRLFARLLGKRVALWDLESKDWLDLPPEALAERLLYYLRPGSVVLLHDGPERTLRLLELALPRMRALGYRSVTLDELSPIPLGPRLALVRGLQGFNERYDRRHGLKRVGLGPFDFLKVEAKPFPFPPLRGEPALELHLDSERVVELSPFQALRQIREGMKGLAAMIERGEIPRPKLLYGFSYQAEDLRVLGFQPWPYPLPPWAARLAALATMWQLWLYRGDLPDWRRPAATLRYMETEELLRRFPPSTPASPPLAPGGGETPPP
- a CDS encoding glycosyltransferase family 4 protein yields the protein MRLYRVGLFTDVYFPNPNGVTTSVYLLLRELRRMGHEAWVLAPAHPEAPEEEEGVVRVPSVAYPFYEGQQIALPSARYLPTKFEIVHTHTPLTLGVWGLRLARNRGLPHVSTFHTHYEKYAHYIPGLAVLDRYTGIVPRLAKAFYNRVEVVITPTEPVRRLAEGYGIERPIRVIPTGIDNRLLEEAPLPSPPPWPEGKRRLVTVGRLGKEKSFDLVLRALAEMARVEDVFLVHIGEGPELTYLQALARELSIVHRVRFLGPVPYRRIGGYYRSAELFLFASETETQGLVIWEAQAMGVPVIAVGAEGTLEGVEEGRTGYLVPPGDYKALAKKALELLQDEEKRRRFSVRSRAWALERSAERIAERIVAVYEEASEILRAEPRRLIFPFPRLPRSNLEDRPGGS
- a CDS encoding glycosyltransferase family 4 protein, encoding MRVLFLTDAKRIGGSEVYLREMLPRLKTLGLSPEAALPLAEGNRPIREALLKQGIPVHAYRTLKDLPRGFDRVVASAWYPQSYRAFFTHYPRLTLLIHDQIEVFYPLGGRYLYRLGYRLLQVPNLKRAEAVITVSQWAARWLREVHGIERVFAVPNGVDTERFRPPLPGEKEALRARYDLNRYTVLVPARMSPEKNHLAVLLTARLLPEVDFLLVGTGELEGLWRKMAQVLRLQNVRFLGRREDMPDLYRAVDTVLLPTLGENQSLATLEAMASALPVVTTPIPAQKELIQDGYTGRLANPSPCELALTLKTLPSTLGKAARAWVLARHNLEQSALQLAQTLREVHRA
- a CDS encoding MFS transporter, encoding MFRYLPWAQDGLSILLRLILAVGLMEGVRSGYFAGFLAFYAPERLELGPTAFTLAYTLHHLADHLSKGLGGLMAERVGFGLTASLAAFVGFLALLLTPAAHGAWTLWALGLLWGVSMSTLYPGLMTYASRIAVPGREARALSFTLTLVLPWVGIGVVGVGQVAWRHPEAGLTALLFAQGAALALALSLLRFRIPVPPKSRKRYPLSRPLFFLPAAFGQTFAPALVSLFLLRFAKESLGLEPIGVGGLLLLGGGLAFGLLPFTGRMVDRKGYRLPLILGLALLGGVMLRLALGPSLAEVFLLAALGGLGFSLFMPGWNGFLAKNLPQENRAAIWGSLMTVEGLGVALGPVVGGALWEAFGLQAPFLAGGIILFSLSLFYALALRRFGWN
- the mnmD gene encoding tRNA (5-methylaminomethyl-2-thiouridine)(34)-methyltransferase MnmD produces the protein MEVLYTEDGTPTLFHPAYGEAYHPRQGALLQARRLYLERTRTHLHPAPRVLEVGLGLLVNFRVALESALARGVFLRYLAVEKEPLPREVLSAIRLPLPLGERVFGEILEAWPEERFSGPWGELRVVFGDIREVALPALWATAVYLDPFSPKANPEAWEAPVLRRLRLALRRGGVLATYSAQGAFRRALKEAGFRLHRVPGVGKREWTVGIAVEAPRFPCSGG
- the gatC gene encoding Asp-tRNA(Asn)/Glu-tRNA(Gln) amidotransferase subunit GatC, with protein sequence MELSSELLRKLEALAKLRLSPEEEALLLEDLRRILDFVDTLPQVEVEEGDEALGRLREDEERPSLPQALALSVAPDQEEGFFRVPPVLE
- a CDS encoding pyroglutamyl-peptidase I, which produces MVLVTGFEPFGGLPHNPSEALLPLLPEAIGGRPLRKALLPADTERVGEALLALYREGPEAVLHLGLAEKRPLISVERLAVNLLDFERPDNGGRVLEDTPILPEGPLALPARFPVKAVLRRWREAGIPGSQSLSAGSYLCNQVFYLSLYHLPEGVPVGFLHLPPDETLALERPGPYVPLEVQARAVLLALEAL
- a CDS encoding DUF554 domain-containing protein; translated protein: MELTLLDRLSGTLVNAATVALGTGLGLALRGRLPQRMARIMVQGVGLTTLFIGLSMAQALGGAKGGAVDGVVLGLLALVLGGLLGEALGVEEALEGLGEKIKRAVRGGGSFTEGFVAASLLFCVGPMTLLGSIQNGLTGDASLLLLKATLDGMSAIALTSSFGIGVGFSVVVILLYQGGVALLAGTLAQVLPDPAQDPRVLLVTGVGGLMVLGVGINLLGLTKVRVGSFLPALLLAPLVWALADWLS
- a CDS encoding glycosyltransferase family 2 protein; its protein translation is MRISVVIPAHNEEAYLPRALGAVAAQTLKPLEVIVVDNASTDRTREVAEAHGARVVLCARKGVAFARQAGLLAARGEWVAMTDADSLPTERWLERLTARAGGAVALYGPLRFYGVSPFEATLSEQGYRAFLNLMALLGRPNLAGANMMLLKEAALWVGGFPEVEAREDVLLGWRLRRLGPVRYVPEALVLTSARRLQGGWGPFLLRQVRNLLGDPRGYFGEGGERER
- a CDS encoding glycosyltransferase family 4 protein, with the protein product MLEVAFITDAPRVAGSEVWLRETLPLLPALGVKPTVYLAAHPKLKPFSNQLGRAGITTVLYRSLKELSSETEGYPIRVLQSWFPKTYAILLSTLRFPLAVYIHDQLEYHYPLGLTHLFRWIYGFTKAKYLHRATCLFVGTYWASSYLQRHFGLRAHVVPVGVDPNHFKPPTEEQRHQLRHTYRLERFTLITPARFTLEKNQISIAFVAKLVPEAEFLLVGEGNLARVIQTLSRALRVNNVRFLKPRLDVSELYRASDAVLFPTLGDNPGLVILEGMASGLPVITSPFPPQKEVLSPSEGLLVPPTPRALAKVVRWLQDHPTELKIMGQKGRERILRERTNAHSAQALVEALHQCLNRR